One Glycine max cultivar Williams 82 chromosome 1, Glycine_max_v4.0, whole genome shotgun sequence genomic window, TTTGAAATCTAGGAAAGCGAAATTGTATTTTGAAACATGAGTTCTTTATATTTGAAACCGTCTTTCAAAAGATGACTTAtccattttagtaattttttaaaaaactattcaTTTTGGTAATTAACTATTACATGTGGTATTtagcaacatatttttttttcccataGTTAACCAAAATGTTGTTAAAAACTTTTGacaacatttaaatttttttataaaatataaataaatgttactaGTATGTTTCTGTTACATTTTATCAAATGTTGTGTATAACCCATGTtgctaaaaaaacatttaataaaatgtcACGAAAACATGCtagtaacatttatttatatttgatggatgttttttaaatattgtttaaagtttttagtaacatttttattaagGGTTAGATGTAGTATttattaattgaagaaaaatacaCCAACTTGGTAAAGAAAAAGtgtgtaaaagaaaaatgaattatcTTTACACGTTAAAATGTCAAGCGCTTTAAATAACTCATGGTTTTAAATTCACGGCACttaataattagtaatatttttaagttaaaatgtaatttttgtctttctatttttttttaattcaggaTTTTAGTTCAAAGTTTtagtctctttattttttaattaagactttttgtttcccacttttaaaaaatctataattttaggctctattttttaattgagatattttgtctaccatgtttaaaaaatttgtgatttttaatccttttaattaatttcaaatgttGATTTGTATACTCAGTTCATAAACATGTCTGTTATTAGATAAGtgaccatttttttaatatttaatagttgATAAGCTTAATTTATAAGTGATTATGATAActaaaatcatcaattttttataagatgaaaataaaatgtctcaattaaaaaatagataaattaagatcacaattttttaaaaagtgaaaaataaaatttcttaattaaaaaaaataaaataactaaaattttgaatttggaaaaataggaaaatgaaaattatattttagttttttttaatttcacataGTTTGAAATCCATATAGTTCGGATTGATTTGCCTATTATAggcaatcttttttatttttcgttgAATAAATTATCATCCTTGATGATGGAGACGTGGAGTTATGGTTCaagattacaaaattaatttattaaagaacTTGGGCCTGTATGCATCAttcgattattttttttatgaattatgttaCGCACTGTAAACATGTTACGTCTTTATGTCCGTCAAACCTACTTTACTTAGAAGttagttttatataaaataaaatatacaccaTGACAAGAACGGGGAATTGACCATTTCAGCTTCCAATTATGATTGCTATGATCAATTCACAGTATCAACCAAGCAGTTGCGTGACAATTCACATGAAATGTACACTTGAACTGGGTTGAACAATCCAACGCTTATTGGGTACATATTTTATGTTCGTCGAATACTTTCTCCGAAGTTTTATGGTGTGCAAGTTAACgtaattcattaaatattttatatattatagtgCCCTTAAAGATGGATCCAATTATTGAACTTTACTGCTTTTCATTTTCTCCACTATTTTCAAGACCTTatgttacataaaaaaataaagacctTACGGCATAAAATCAATCTCTGAGAATAATATTTTGACAAGTTTCCTTTTACATATAGAAATTTACACAATTGTAAGATCACAATCTAAAAATGTGACACTAACCTTATACCATGATATCttgattttatttcctattttagtcaaattttcattgaaataatttttttttttggttcagtTTATTTTGCTGGATCCTCTGCAACAATAACCATAGTTTAATGAAAACTTCATCTCAAAACTAAATCCCCAGGGAATTTTGCTGAATGAAGAAGGCAATTAGTTATACATTCTTAATATAGTAAGGCAAAAAAGGAGGACTTATTTGAATGACTATTTTATTGCAATCTTACAAAGCATCTACATCAACTACAACTACTACATCTGAAGTTGGGGGAATTCCCGTGGGCTTCTTCTCTCTTttgttcgtttttttttttgttgttggtggttggattttcaattttgattaaatgaACAATTTTGAAGGGActtaattaatttcatgcacTTAATAATAATCTCAAGCAGTGACAGATGTCTCCACAGCTAGCTTTCCAGGGTATGCAACTTCTGATTTTATATCAGCCTCCCATAGTTCAGGCACAGCCTCCCTAAGGTTGTGAATGCTTTCCAAGGCATAATCTGCTCCTTTACATCTTTGTGATGTACCAACctgtatttaataatcaatgAGTATATAGAGCCTCAAATTAGTACATGGTGGGTTTGGACAAATTAAAATGCAATGAATAATGTAGTTTCTAGAAGTCAGTTTCTACTAAATAACAACATTTCCAATGACTAACCAGCACAGTGTGAAGCCCCACACGTTTTCCAGCTTGTATGTTGCGGGTACTGTCCTCAAAGAACAACTGAAAGTGACAGAGAGAATCCAACAAAACGAAATGTCAGCAaccagaaaaaaataattgaaaaagggTAAATAGAAACAACACTAGATAATCACTAATCTATTATTTTGGTGTCTCATCTTATTTTTTGGTATCAATTTGAtcccttaaatttaaaatatttttctttagtcTTCATTTGGTCCTTCTTTCAGTTTTTGTACTACTGgtattaattttgattgatttggtAAATACCTATTTGATTTGATGTGACATATTTCACAATGGGATGTGGTAAAGTAATTTTATCTAATAGAGTCAATTTAAATGACTAaagtaaaactttttaaatttaagacaTCAATCTTGCAACCAAAAAATTAGATGACCGAATAAAAGAGTATTTTAGTCTTAAATCATAAAGCCAAAAGGGTGAATTTCTTACAGTTCTTTGTGGGTTAAGGTTGGCTATCTTGATGGCCAATTCAATGGCATTTTCTGATGGCTTGCAAACAATTGGTGTCTTTGGCAGGACTGCACCGGGATTGGGCTGAGCAAAATGCCCTATAATGTCAAAGATTTGAGAGGTGCCTGAACCATTACAAGTGGTAGGATTGGTGGTCCTTGAACCCACAAACTCAatatcatcttcatcatcagaaACAGTGCTCTTGTGGATAGGATTAAGGGTCTCAAAGCATATGATTCCTTCAAAGCAGTCTTCTAATCCAAGCCTGCTAAGCGCCTTAGCCGCGTGGACTTTGTCTGCGTTTGTGAAGATCTATTGACAAAAACAAGAGAAGCAATAGAGGCCACATTAGATACTATGCACCATCTCATGTGACCAATTCTACTGCTTCATATTGGTCATAAAACAACTTACAAGTTTCCTATAGGGTAGGCTCAGCAACAGGTTCCTCAGAACTGGGTCTGGTTTTAGGTTCTCATAAGGTAATCTCCCATGAACAAAGCTGCAAGCAGtaattaaaaaaccaatgtcaccatttcataataaacacaataattaaaaataaaaaaacactttttaacagtTTGAAAGTGATGgggtaaaagaaaaaagcaagGTACCTATGATATTCATCATAGTCAAAGTCATATCCAATTGCCTgaatagaaaatgaaacaaaaaacaattatagGCTGTTAgtgttttaagaatttaataatGGGAACCAATTTCACAGGAAATGATTAGGAAACATACCCTTAGACCAGCCATAGTAGTTCCATAATTCTTGTAAAGGAGGTTGGACAGGTCATCAATTTTGCTAGGGTCTATGCCAAGCTTCTCAACCATGTAGTCTATGATCAATGATATCACTCATGTTAGTACAAATTACAAAGTCGTTTCTGAGAATGCTGTGACATAGGCATATGGCACAGTGGCTTACGTTTAATATTTTGGAGACATGATTTTGCCAGACCAGATTTGAGAGGATACAAAGTGTCATCTAAATCTGCAGAACAATTTCATAGTTATAACATGACTAGTAtgaatatgaaatatttatgtttCAATTTGGTATTTTAAAGTTGGTCTGAATTCTGATTGTAATTCAAGGCTCACCAAAAAGAAGGCAATCATATTTTGGTCTCTGAACCTGGTGTCTGAAGCGGTCCTCGAACTCCATTTCAAAGCCTTAAAACAGAACAGAAAACAAAGTGTGTGTAAGCTCCACGACAACAACTTGAGCCAATCACAATTTATAGGACAATTCATTTTGGTTCTCTAGCCACAGATCCTCATGGCCTtttggaacaaaaaaaaaaagatgcttTTATTGACACAGATTAGCACCAAAAGTGGCAAAAAGTGTCAATAAGAGGAGACAATCAGAGGGAAATCCAAACCATTTGGGATAAGGCTTTGTGAAGTTTCTGAGTGGACAACCCACAACCAGTGGCATGGAttgaattggaaaaaaaaaaagtgaaacagTGCCCCTTTGGGGCACATAACTTAAGAGAAACTTGTGATGGTTTTAAAAAGTTGCtctaagtttatatttttgaaaccGCAAGAAATGGACTTGTATGAAAGGGCACAAACCCATTAATAAAACCTTGGAACTGAGTTCATATGACAGAGCAAACCACTTCCAAAAGTGCATAAACTTTTGAAAGCATGAAATTTGCTCATTTAACAAACTTTCACGATCCAACCAAGAGGGTTTATTGTCCAAGAAAATACAACACTTTAGCGCAACGCATGTTTCTTAGCCTCATCttatcaaagaaaaaatgtgTAGAATCGCCACATAAACAGGTGTACATTTTTAAATAACAGAGTTATGGTATTGTTCTGTAATCCAAAATCTGGTTCCATGCTGGCGAATTTTGAGGCACAATCTCAAAACCATGACCATGCTACTAATGGCCTAATGTCAATTATGTTTGAAGGGTCATGAAGCCATGGCGGATCGAAAATCAAAAGTGGAGGATTCAGGGTAATgggtgaaaaagaaaacaaaagaaaaatgttatcaAGAAAGAATAGATGAAGCTATTAGCTTACCAAATATGACGGTTAAGGCCAAAGAAGAAGAGGGTATGGAAGAAACAAAGTTTGAACACAATACAATGCTAAGTTATAAGTTATTGAAGGAAGCAAAAGGGAGAAGGGGGAGGAACAATAGAGGCAAGAGGGGCTTTATATAGGGAAAGGGTTGCTTCTGTGGTAgtgtctttgaataaaatattgcattatttttttcttcaatgacGTTTAATATTGAAATTGAATGACCAATGGAACTCTTTCAATgaatattagtataattttcACTTCTCCAAGAAAGTGACACGTAATATAACTGGTTaaggttttttccttctttctattTCGGGTTTTGTTTTTGACTCAAATTTCAGaaccaaaatctgatttttccTTTACTTTTGGTTCTACATAACATAaccaaataataaaagtattataAAGGGGAATATGCCAGCTGCATCAGCATAAAATAGAGGTGGAGGCTCTCGCTAGTTGTCACCGTACAAAAGGAACAACACTATTATTGTTTCCCATTTTTTTTGGTAGAAAATCATGCTAGCTTGATTTTCCTAGCTAACCATGTCCACATTTTAAACATGATTAAATAtagaaagtttttaaaatagtgCATGTCTTTAATAATGGTGCTTTATGTTCGCATCCCATTTCATTCTCATTCGCATATGACACTTGTTTAAAAGAATAACATAGGACCCAATTCGTATATCCTGCAACAAAAAATAGTTGCAAAATCTACATTATTGCAAAATGCCATTATTGGAGACAAGTTCAATCTTATTTAAAGATTCATCATAATTCACGCAGTTTTggatgagattaaaaaaaatgtcagaaGAAATTTTTGTAGTATTTAAAAAATCGTGAAGTAGATTATCTAACTTGTACCACTAGTGTATGtaaacaaagaatctatataAGCTGCGTAATATTTGAGTCAATTTTATAtgcaaagataaatataaaaatgcacCATCTCTTAATTGAGCGTTATCTAACAGATCAACATGAACCATACTTACATATATACCAATGTTAATGTGCACATGCAAACTCTCCTTTTAAAAGTGTTTCCATCCTTTAAATGTAGAatagaaaacaattttatagACTAAGTTATATGAACAAAACATCTCATGAAATTGACAAACTTGATTGATATCTTTCTCGTGTAGATTGCAAAAAATATTGAGAATTTTAGCTTTTTACCATCCTAAATGGTGAGAAATCCTTGAATTTCTAACCCTTAAAATTTCCAAAACCAAGCCAGACTCGCCTTATTCTTCTTATTGCATCAACCGCACCAAACTCACATTATTAATCCAGTTCCAAAGTTTTAAACTGAGATCGCGATCACATTGCAATTAAAAAAGTTGCGAATAATTCAAACAAATAGGGATGATGTCATTATAAATAATTGTGGTTGCGATACAGGTGTAAAGATGTTGAAAAATCTTAATGCTGCTATCCTAATTATGGTGAGACaatgcaatttaaaaccatgccTCAGTCATTGGTTTGCTCTTTTTGCAAGCTTCATTTTCGCCTCCCACCAAGATCATACTCTTAACTTAAGCATGCAAATTAAAGTCCTCAGATTTTTTCCTTGAAAACATCATAATGCaagaattaatgtttttttagggTGGCTCATACATTTTGTTCCAAAGCCATCAAGACACCTAGCCCACTTGGAGTCCATAAAAAATTGTTCCACCTCATCTTGTTGGCTTGTTCATGATgcatttctctttcattttcacATTTCTTGAAATTGAGCTTCCCAATCTGCCCGTGTTACTTAACCTCTTGTGATATTTTAGATCTtaatataattaagtaatttGAAGGAGGCTAGGGACACATGGATTTGTTGGAAAAACAATCGAGACACCTAGCCCATGGTATTGAGTTGCCCCACAAAATATCATCTCCCCTAGTTCATGCACGGTgaatttctctttcattttcccatttactttaaattatataatcaagCATCCGAATCTTCCTTTAATATCTTAACCTCTAATGAAATTCCAGATCGTATTATAATTGAGTTGTTTAAAAAGATTATTAAGTCAGAAATCTAACTCgattaattaagttattaagttagatgtataaattttttaatatttgtgtttaatttctgtggataattttttttattaaattgggCAGATGcttatcattttttatgcatattaGATGCTAGTCATAATTCTACTCATTAACACCCTACAAGCTCTTCACTATATTTTCTTTGCTGGATCAAGCTCTTCATTATCTATATAGTAgattataattgaaataattattcttcttacaactttttttttttactgcaattatttctttctttttacatgtTATGATCAATTCTTAAGATCCCTTTATTCTCAaatgttcaaataaaatttttgatTAGCATTTACAATATTTAGGAATAATTGAAGAGTCTATTTGTTTtatgatgtttttttaaataattataataaaaacgctaatacataaattatttaaatatttttttaatatggttTATATAACGAaatcaggaaaaaaataaaaatattattattgttgttatatacacactattaaataatttattttatgtttgcatAAGTGTAATATCTATTATGCTTATTTACctgtttatcatattattttatgttattaaatattaattaatgtttccATGTTTAGCAAGTTATAAAggaatataaaaactaaagagGGAAGTAATTTCTAAAATTGAATAGTTTTAGTATAGGGCAGTGTAATCATAATGTTGCACTATATGTgctataattttattctaaatcttaaaaatataataagaataacatttttttatgaaataaaataggatttattaattgtgaatattttttttctttttattacagTAAGATTCATGTTGATGTtaatatatcaataaaataaattcaacgtatattattagaaaaataataaataaataattcttgaatatatatatatatatatatatatatatatatatatatatatatataaaatagataaaGTCATATATAGTATGTATCTTAtttaatatagtatttttttattcttaaatgattattatataatgaagaatatttaatttttttgtttattaataattcTGCCAACTTTTTCGCAtttctctattattattattattattattattattattattattattattattattatttacgtGAGTTACTGACTGTTATATTAAAGGAAAGTTAATTAACATTCGGGCAAAGCACGGGCATATTTATCcagttcttcttcattttcttcctaTTCTTTTATTTGGgtttctaattaaaatatcaatttccCTTAATTTACTTcctaatttttaatctttataattaataagaGTAAAAACTGATATCCGCCTTTTTTACACTTTACTTCACACGGAAGCAAACAAAATGGATGCAAAAAATGGCGAATTGgattatttcatattaaaattccagtctctctctctctctctctctctctctctctctctctctctctctctctatatatatatatatatatatatatatatatatatatatatatatatataagctagaaaataaataaatcgatgTAATTACATCTCTTCTCCAGATtggttatatttaaaattgtttacatagaatttgttgaaaatttagcttttattcttttcattttactcGTGATTTTGAAAAGTATTATTCTGTCAAtaggtaattttaattaattcgtagtattcaaaattcaaaagtaataaatgtcaaaaaaaagttatatttcctccgtttctttttatttgtggtttaataaaaacaataaattttcttaattcaaAATTGTGGACTTTTCTATTggcttaaatgtaattttgattcctctattttaaacttgaaatatttggttctcttattttaaaaaattgataattttgatcatctatttcaaaatataaacatttgatccctatattttacaaaatttataattttggtttaatatttaattttacttatatcttatttcttttatttcttattttataattatttaaatcattttttgatAGCACCTTAAATGAATAGGTTAGATTTAAGATTCAAttggattaaaagaaaaaaatagataaaattgagaatttgatcaaaattgaaaattttctaaaataaaagaattaaaatcataaattttttaaaataaaagaaatgaatatttctattttgaaacgagagaattaaattcataaattttttaaaatagaatgataaaatatttcaattttaaaatagaaaaatcaaaattatggaATAAATAAAGGAGTCTGTAAGCCTAAAGCTTTTTTTAttacaactttttctttttatcttacaataaatgtatatataaattagttaaaGATAAAAAGAGTATAATTGATAaaggaataataaaataatgtgatattaattaaaatttgtgaaaataaataaataaaaatattttttcaaaaattcaacAGTTAAAAAGGAACGAAAGAATAACTCAAATGAATTTTACTCAAATCAGTGCAGTTATGTAACTCATACTTTAATTGTTTCTAAATTCCGTTTTTCGTAAGAAAATTTTACAATCTTAAAAAGTGACATCATCATAATATAACTCCATAGGAGTttcaaggaagaaaaagaaaatgtttgtactattttaatttttaaacatctTTGTGACTAAAAACAACGTAAGATAGCATCAACTGCCCTTTTTTAATGCTTTTAATAACCCTTTTTTATGTTGGCtacaattttccttttctttagcGGATGTGAAGCAAGTGCACATGCAATAAAGGGAGGAAAAGAGAACACAAAATAAATTTCGCACCTGCTCATCATGAACTTGTGTCCACAAATTCCTTGGCATAGCACAATCACAACACATGGTCAATATTCAACCTCTTGAATCCTTCAATGTTAATTGCGGCACTGCCCCTAAAAATAGAAGTTACTTCTTTGTCATAACAACTGTAAGCCacctatgtagatgacatggcggaacaaaacaataatcttaaactagaataataatatgttaattaatcatatataatattataatcacTTACCGTTTTGCGTATAGGACTCCTACTGGGCTTTAAAATGTGTGTTGCAAACCTAGAAATAGGGTGGTGACAAAACCAAGTCGTATACAGCTCAATGTAACATGAACACTAGCATTACAAATTTGGGGCATTGAACTTTGATAAAGAATGCGAGTGTGGAGTGTCCATGGTTTTTTCCTACTAATGGTTTGGGTTAAGCAAAGATATTTTGGGGTATTTTGGTCTAAGGAAAAAGAATTGTACTGGTTACATAAACCATGATCACTCACTAGACACTTCTGGATGCTTGGTGCACGTAAGTGGACTTTTAACGAACACCTTACAGCTAATAAGAGCTCCACTTTCAATGTCCTTTCTGTTAGAGGACAAAAGTTACGGTTTCGGCAATCAGATAAATGATGAAGATCTTTTTGTAGTTTTCCTAGTACAACATCAAAATGTACTAGAATAAACAGAGAAATTAATCACATGCCTGCcttttttctttagaaaaaataataattttggttaCACCTTTTGTGACGATCAAAATAAAGTATATGGTCGATcggtaaaatattttaaggtttGATAACGAGGCCGTATGAtacgatttttatttttaaactcttTGATCCTTCTGGGAAGGACACCAAGTCAACAAGGGCTACTCAGTtgttttaatttactattttaatttgatctttaacATCAACGTAATTGTTCTTGAATAGCACTGAATAATTTATCCTAGATGACGTAGTTACaatattcattttgttttcctCGAAAGATCTAAGGCATGTGTTTGGTTAGTTAGGAGGAAACTCACATTAGAGTTTCattataagaatatttttcatttttttatgagtagaatatttttcattttatcacaTCCTAATTCTTGTAAATTATCTTGAAGATACGTTTCATATCTCAAATCTGaatggttgattttttttttttttttacccttgTTCTTAACCTTTCTAAGAACTTTTTAGcaaagcaaaattaaaaaaaaaaataaaaatccttcAGACGTACATTTCTAAGACCAATAACAGTTAAGAATTTAGATTCAAGGAACTGTTTTCAGTTTTTTCCTTAActctttttttagaaaaatattttaaaactaataacacaGCTTAGAATATATAACTTTctgataaaattttgttagttctACATTATTAATTCGGTGAAAGACAAACAAAATATTACAGGGCAAGAGATGATTCGAGATTCCAACTATAAGATCCACAAATTTGTTTATGTATCGGTAGAAAGAGATCCACAAATTTAGATTTTAGTCAcgtctatctctttctagaatTTACCACGAAATTTTGcagaaagaatttcaatttttttttattaaaaaaatcctttaatgtcttatttctttcattttcgttcttttgttttttccgGGGAGATAAGGCAGAGTAGGGGCAGATCAAATTATGAATTTCCATGTGTTTCGTTTGTGATATCTCATGAAACTGCCAAACTCCGAAGACTAAGATAATTTATTAATCATCTGCCATATGTATATAATCTGAACAACCATTATTTGTTCAACGACCTGCAATGCTGTGCATACACGTATGCCTACAAAAGCCAAAAATCATAAGCAATTGTAGTAATTATCCGATATAAATCCATCTTGCAATATGAGAGCAAGATGTCTGTGTCCATGATTGCATAATTATCTTGAGAATTTTAGACTAAGCCCTTTATGATTGAGGGGTTGTGAAGTACAAGATGTCTGTGTTCATACTTTtcaatcaattattaatttagtgATCTTTTGCAATTGTAACACCTCTTATATCTGACCATAGAATAGCTATCCTGTGTTCCAAAAACAGACACTACTAGAAATAGAGCTTTCTacgacacacattctaagacggttatctgggaccgtcttagaatgtggcgCGGTGACAAACTTGTAATTAAGATACTCGAAATTTCTTTTTACAACacacattttaagacggttgtcaataaccgccttagaatatACTTaggtggcaattttgtaattattgacAAAAACAACAAGGACGGGTTTAAGAGAAAACCGCCTTCGTTTCGTTTCTAGGAATTAATTACCATGTGTGCAGGGCCAGCTTGACGTTCAGCCTTCTTCCTctcacacacactctctctaCTAAAGTCGCAAACACAAACACTTTGTGAAGTGAAGCAATGGAGTTTCAGATTTAGATCTCGTGCTAAATCATCGATccgagagagagaaagagagaggtgTTGGATTATTGATTCGCCGAAGCATTTGAGGGTTTATCACACACCATTCTCAAACCCTTCGTCAATCAGACGAAAACCAAAAAATGCAAACTTCTTCGTCAATCTCCACAACATGACCAGCAGTGTGATTCT contains:
- the LOC100796466 gene encoding putative haloacid dehalogenase-like hydrolase, translated to MEFEDRFRHQVQRPKYDCLLFDLDDTLYPLKSGLAKSCLQNIKHYMVEKLGIDPSKIDDLSNLLYKNYGTTMAGLRAIGYDFDYDEYHSFVHGRLPYENLKPDPVLRNLLLSLPYRKLIFTNADKVHAAKALSRLGLEDCFEGIICFETLNPIHKSTVSDDEDDIEFVGSRTTNPTTCNGSGTSQIFDIIGHFAQPNPGAVLPKTPIVCKPSENAIELAIKIANLNPQRTLFFEDSTRNIQAGKRVGLHTVLVGTSQRCKGADYALESIHNLREAVPELWEADIKSEVAYPGKLAVETSVTA